CAATTATTGTAGAAGCATTTTGCTCTTTGGCTAACTGTTTGGCAACCTTTTTAATATCAGCAACCAGTTTACCTGAATTTTCCTCTGCTGGATTTAGCAAGGCATGCACCATCTTAAAACCATATTTAGTCTTTGAAATATATTTTTTACCAGTAAGTTTGTCCGCAACAGAAATTGCATTTGTAGGGCATATAAATTGACACAGTCCACACCCTTCACAGGCAATATCATCAATTACATAGTCAAATTTTATAATTTCAATAGCTTCAAAACTGCATTCATGATAGCATCTTCCACACCTGATACAAAAATCTTGCTCTATCTTAAACTGTTTCCCAGAATAAAAATCTTTCTCTTCTACCGGCTCAGGCTCAAGCAATATTTTTAAATTAGGTGCATCTACATCCGCATCCACCAGCACATCATTTTTTTTCAAAAAATATGATAATCCTGCTGTAATTGTAGATTTTCCGGCTCCACCTTTTCCGCTGACTACAACTATCTCTTTCAACGTAATCCCTCTAACAATGTATTGTAGATGCTATCAAAATCTATCGACACACCCATATTATGACCACCTGAATAGCTTCTTGCCAGATTCATATCGTATGGAATTTTGCCCAATATCTTTATATTATTTTTAGCGACAAAATCCAAATACTCTGCACCATCAATAAATTTATTTATTATAAGGTAATAATCCTTACCTATCTCTTTTAACATATCATTTAAAACGACAAAGTCGCTAAATCCAAAAGGCGTATCCTCCGCGACTACGACTATTTTATCAGCTCCTTTTGAAGTCTCAATGACGGGGCAAGATGTCCCGGGGGGTGAATCCATAAGTATGATATCGTAATTATCTTTAATATTTGAAGATTTACACATGACCTGTTTTATCAAGGCTGTTGTCAAAGATTCACCTATATTTAGTCTGCCTTCCAACAAATGTGGCACTTTATCAACTGATTGACCAATTTTGCCTATCACCCTTTTGTCACCTTCAATGGCAGAATACTTGCAAACATATTCACAAAGCTTGCAAGAATGGCACAATTCAGGCAAAACGATCCAAAAATCCTTTGCTACCACCAATGCTTTGAACAAACATTTTTCCGCACATTCTTTACAGTAGGTACAATTTTCTTTGATATGCTTTGGAACATAGGTATAGATATTATCATATTCCAACTTTTTATTTAGAAATAGATTTATATTTGGCTCTTCAACATCCAAATCATTGATGAGGACATTTACCCCCTTATTAATCAAATAATTTGCAAATAAAACGGTAAAGGTGGTCTTACCTGCGCCGCCTTTACCGCTTACTATAGAAATCTTCATCTTTTTACCTTAGTCTTGCCTGCACCGGCCTCTGCCACGACCTTTGCCTTCATGGCCACAGCTACCATTATGCAGATGTAGCCTTCTTCTTGGTCTATCATGATTGCCAATTGCACTGTCTATATGGTTTCCACTGCATCTGCCTAACCCTCTACCTGTTTTTGGGCCTTCAGCATTTGGTCCTCTTCTGTCAAATCCCGGCATAATTACCTCCTTTTTTAATATATATTCATTAACTTATGAATATATATTAAAATGTCAAGGATTATTTTTAAATATTTTTGATAGAGATATTTATTTATATTTTTAATTATAAAGTAAATAACTGTAAGACTTTAAATATATCCCATTAAAGCGGAACCCCAAAAAAAGATAATGATAATTATTCCCCCTTAAGTGAGAAATTTGAACATTTAACATCACTAAATAGTGCAGTATAGTTTGATTTCAATGGTGGTGTTTTATGCTCCAATTATTTCGTTAAGTCCTTCAATAACTAACTCTAGGTCCTTATCTGTTGCTTTACTATTTTTTTTACCAATTCGTTCTACTGACAAATTCCTAATCTGGCTTATTTTTACCCATGAGCGTTTAGGCAATTCACCACTTTACAACTCCAGCGTCAACGGATAATCAGCTTGCTGAGGCTGGCTTGTAAGTGCCACAGCTATTACAGTACCTGATTTTTCATTAAAAATATCATGGCTCAAAATCAAAACTGGACTTAACCCTGCCTGTTAATGCCCCTTTACCGGATTTAAATCTGCCCAGCAGATATCACCTCTTAATATTCTGGCCATTCAGTTAAATCCTCAGAAATCCCTTCTTCAGCAGTCATCTTTTCAAATGATGCATCAAGTTTGGAACAAGCTTCAGCCAATCTTACTTTCTTTAATCTTTGCAATTTATCTTTTACTGCTTCCTGAATTGCCTGACTTCGGTTCATAAATTTGTGTGCTTTAATCAATAAATATATTTCTTCAATAAGTTCAACACCCAAGGTGATTCTATCTTTGCCTTACCTATATTCCACCTCATGGTAATACTATTTATCATACCTAAATATACTTCAAGAGCTTACAAAGCAAATTAAATAATCATTCCCTGTAAAAGTTTATAAGGAGTAAAAGAGACTTAAGTTTAACTGGGGTATTTTAAGGGCCATAACGTGGGGATTTTTAATTGACTTTAACAGTAGGTTTTTCGGTCTGGTGAAATTTGAGGAGAGTTCCTACGCTCTTCTAAATACAATTCATCTATTTCTTCGAGCCATACCAGAACATTCCAAAGATCTTTTTCAATTAGCGCGTACCCCGCTAACTGTTGTGAAATTTTATCTTTTAGCTCTATTCGAGGAGCTCTTTTTCTTTTATGGAAGTACTTTGTGATCCTCTTAATCTGATTCGGATCAAGAATCTCATGCACTTCCCATCCGTCTTCTTGTTTAACTTTTCGCATAATTCTCTCAGGGAAGCTAACGCCTTGCACAGCGGAAACCGTAGTGTAGTGGCTTTGTGCAACAATGAGCGAAGCGAATACAAAGCCGCGGAGCGGAGGTTTTCCGACTGGTGCAACTTGTTAGATGCATACTGGACTAATGTGCACTGGTTTTTGAAAGCAAGTTGAGAACAACAACGCCACCAACGATTAAACCCATGCCAACATACCCCCAAAGGTCAAGTTTTTGCCCGTGCATGAACCATGCGACTAGAGTTACTAAAACTATGCCAAGCCCTGACCAAATTGCATATGCAATACCAACAGGGATTGATTTCAGAGTAAGTGAAAGTAAATAGAAAGCAGCGCCATAGCCAATAATAACAAGCAGCGATGGGGCGATTTTAGTAAAACCTTCACTAGACTTAAGACTAGATGTTGCAATTACTTCACAAATAATAGCAGCGGATAAGAATAACCAGTTTTTCACAGTTTTCTCCAATGTATATATTTTTCGAAAGATTAAACTAATCCTTTAAAAATGAGCAGTCTTGTTCTTTTGAAGAGGCTGTGAGCACATGGGGCATCTAACGCCGCAAATCACCGGCGGCAAAAAGCAGAGCGAGGAACGAGCAGCGCTTTTTGGCGTCCGAGTGAATTTGCCTTGTTAGACGACATTTCTATTGTTTGCTCAGACGTTCAATATCTGCCTTGATTTCCATTTGTGCCCTGCCCATTTCTTGCTGTATGACGGGCATTACATCACCCATGTAAGCACCAAATTTTTTCATAGCGGACCGACCCTCATTTGAGCCATAGAAATCCGCTAAGGCATTTAACTCATCTACGGTAAAGTGCTTTGCCATACTTGCCAAAGCGGCACGCTCTAAAATCTCTACCCGGATATGCTTATTCATTAAGGAAACGTAAGCCCCTCTCACTTTTTCCGGAAGATTCTTTGCCGTCTCAACAATTGTATCTCGCATCATGTCCTTCATTGATGCAACCTGTAGGTATCTTTCCGCAGCAGCTAAGCGGTTCCCATATGTATCTGGCAGATCTCCAGCTATGACTACACATGGTAACAGGGCCATCATGCCAAGTAGGAATAATGTGGTGATATTTTTTCTCATTGCTCTTCCTGCCTTTCGTCGTCTAACTATTTATTTATCTACAAATATTAATCTATTGCGAAATAAATGTCAACATTATTCCAAAAATATGCAATAAATAGACTCATTTTGTGATTAAATATTGTATTTATGTATAATACAGTATATATTTGTGATATTATTACATACAAAAAAAGGTTATATATGAAAAAAGATAAAAAATTATTAGATATTGTTAGGGATAAAATCAGACTCAAACAATACAGCTACCAAACTGAAAAATCATACATTGGGGGGATAAAAAAATACATTTTATTCCATAACAAAAGTTAAATTACCCCCGAGTGGCCCCGGGGATAATATTTAGTCTTTAAGTGCCTTATTCAAAATATCCTCAGCAGCCATTACAATTGCATTGTTTGCCGGATAAAAGCTTTGAAATGGTTGAGCACAATAGCTAAAGTTAAACAAATCCATAGCTGTATTGTTGTTTTGAATAGCTAGGGAAACTGTGTCTATTCTGCCCGGCACACCTTCACCAGCCACAACCTGAGCCCCTAAAATTCTTAATGTCTTTTTCTCAGCAATAAGTTTTACTTTGACCTTTTTTGCACCAGGAATTATTGGGAATCTGGTAGTAGTCTCTCCATATCCTACGATTGTATCAAATCCTCTCTGCTTTGCTACCTCTTCAGTGAAGCCTGTACCACCCATTCTGTATTTTTCAACCTTAGTAATAGCACCATTAATAAATCCCTGATACTCATAATCTCTTCCTAATAAATTATATGCTAAAATTTTACCCATCGGCACCGCATTTGTTGCAAGCTTACCACCTATAGGTTTTTTATCAATGTAAGAAACAAAAGATGCCACATCACCTGCTGCATAAACATCTTTAATATTTGTTTCCATCTTTTCATTTACTACTATCCCAAAATTATCAATTTTAAGTGCAGTATCTTTAAATATTTCCACATTAGCCTTTACGCCCACAGAAAAGATTATCAAATCATTTTCACCAAGCTCAATATTACTGCCATTCGATAGATTTACCTTTTCAACATATTTTGTGCCATCAAGACTTTCTACCTTCGTATTAAGAAGTAACTTGACGCCTACCTCCCTAATCTCCTCTTCAGGCATCT
This DNA window, taken from Deferrivibrio essentukiensis, encodes the following:
- a CDS encoding ATP-binding protein: MKEIVVVSGKGGAGKSTITAGLSYFLKKNDVLVDADVDAPNLKILLEPEPVEEKDFYSGKQFKIEQDFCIRCGRCYHECSFEAIEIIKFDYVIDDIACEGCGLCQFICPTNAISVADKLTGKKYISKTKYGFKMVHALLNPAEENSGKLVADIKKVAKQLAKEQNASTIIVDGPPGIGCSAISAVSGSDIVLLVAESSISGLHDMERLIELSQNFKVKRLGFINKYGLNHDIDEKLVNLFESKGIEIVGYLNYSQDVPQYLKKKVNLPEYVEGYKKIFESLYKRIMEGVE
- a CDS encoding AAA family ATPase, which encodes MKISIVSGKGGAGKTTFTVLFANYLINKGVNVLINDLDVEEPNINLFLNKKLEYDNIYTYVPKHIKENCTYCKECAEKCLFKALVVAKDFWIVLPELCHSCKLCEYVCKYSAIEGDKRVIGKIGQSVDKVPHLLEGRLNIGESLTTALIKQVMCKSSNIKDNYDIILMDSPPGTSCPVIETSKGADKIVVVAEDTPFGFSDFVVLNDMLKEIGKDYYLIINKFIDGAEYLDFVAKNNIKILGKIPYDMNLARSYSGGHNMGVSIDFDSIYNTLLEGLR
- a CDS encoding DUF5320 domain-containing protein, which codes for MPGFDRRGPNAEGPKTGRGLGRCSGNHIDSAIGNHDRPRRRLHLHNGSCGHEGKGRGRGRCRQD
- a CDS encoding Qac family quaternary ammonium compound efflux SMR transporter — translated: MKNWLFLSAAIICEVIATSSLKSSEGFTKIAPSLLVIIGYGAAFYLLSLTLKSIPVGIAYAIWSGLGIVLVTLVAWFMHGQKLDLWGYVGMGLIVGGVVVLNLLSKTSAH
- a CDS encoding DUF2059 domain-containing protein, with translation MRKNITTLFLLGMMALLPCVVIAGDLPDTYGNRLAAAERYLQVASMKDMMRDTIVETAKNLPEKVRGAYVSLMNKHIRVEILERAALASMAKHFTVDELNALADFYGSNEGRSAMKKFGAYMGDVMPVIQQEMGRAQMEIKADIERLSKQ
- a CDS encoding phage integrase N-terminal SAM-like domain-containing protein — its product is MKKDKKLLDIVRDKIRLKQYSYQTEKSYIGGIKKYILFHNKS
- a CDS encoding FAD-dependent oxidoreductase, which produces MRVVVIGGGPAGIQATRTLKAHNEQIDITMVRPEPYSVIYCALPYVVEDLVEKEKIRKQDSLVLDVGAKLVKDKVVKVDFDKKSVFTENNGSFEYDKLIIATGASPFVPPIKGNHLENIATVKTESDLEQILGCINSGAKKAVVVGAGNIGIEMAVALFRKGLQTYLVEMQDRVLPNLLDRDMAKMPEEEIREVGVKLLLNTKVESLDGTKYVEKVNLSNGSNIELGENDLIIFSVGVKANVEIFKDTALKIDNFGIVVNEKMETNIKDVYAAGDVASFVSYIDKKPIGGKLATNAVPMGKILAYNLLGRDYEYQGFINGAITKVEKYRMGGTGFTEEVAKQRGFDTIVGYGETTTRFPIIPGAKKVKVKLIAEKKTLRILGAQVVAGEGVPGRIDTVSLAIQNNNTAMDLFNFSYCAQPFQSFYPANNAIVMAAEDILNKALKD